A genome region from Sphaeramia orbicularis chromosome 19, fSphaOr1.1, whole genome shotgun sequence includes the following:
- the ngfrb gene encoding nerve growth factor receptor b — MQKRPRMNSVLITVLLGVVGTLANKELCLSGKYTTSGECCKQCPPGEGVDKPCGATQTTCTPCVDSETFSERFSHTEKCQKCTQCKGLLRMETPCTDSNDAICVCNYGYYLDRIKGKCVSCTKCAEGYGMLYSCELDHDTICEECTGDTYSDQESSREPCIPCTTCDDEEVLQACTSITDTVCQTPPLASTVPFVTSSIPMDDFSDDTPPEPPTDGTTTTTDGDTREPIYQGLNDKLIPIYCSILAAVVVGLVAFIIFKRWNSCKQNKQGANNCTANQNQTPSPEGEKLHSDSGISVDSQSLQEQQGQTQAQTVVTMDEEPCLLLPLHTREKVEKLLFRGNEGDNCNHMDDSDWCNLAGLLGYEEERIATFRQEEHPVRALLSDWASKDCASIDTLCTALRKINREDIAQSLVLSPNTAKPTATSVV, encoded by the exons GTTGGGACCCTGGCCAATAAGGAATTATGTTTGTCGGGCAAGTATACGACCAGTGGGGAATGCTGCAAGCAGTGTCCACCCGGGGAAGGTGTCGACAAACCTTGTGGAGCCACACAGACCACCTGCACCCCCTGTGTTGACA gtgAAACCTTCTCAGAAAGGTTCAGTCACACAGAAAAatgccaaaaatgcacacaatGCAAGGGTCTGCTCCGCATGGAGACGCCCTGCACCGACTCCAATGACGCCATCTGTGTGTGCAACTACGGCTACTACCTGGATCGAATCAAGGGGAAGTGTGTGTCCTGCACTAAATGTGCCGAAGGCTATGGCATGCTGTACAGCTGTGAGCTTGACCACGACACCATATGCGAGGAATGCACCGGGGACACGTACTCAGACCAGGAAAGCTCTCGAGAGCCCTGCATCCCCTGCACCACCTGTGATGATGAAGAGGTGTTACAAGCGTGCACGTCTATCACTGACACAGTCTGCCAAA CTCCTCCCTTAGCGTCTACTGTACCTTTTGTGACTTCCTCCATACCCATGGATGATTTCTCAGATGACACCCCTCCAGAACCACCTACAGACGGCACAACAACCACAACGGATGGCGACACCAGAGAACCAATTTACCAAGGTCTGAACGACAAACTTATCCCCATCTACTGCTCCATCCTGGCAGCTGTCGTGGTCGGTTTAGTGGCCTTCATCATCTTTAAGAG GTGGAACAGCTGTAAGCAGAACAAACAAGGGGCCAACAACTGCACGGCCAACCAGAACCAGACACCATCACCTGAGGGCGAGAAGCTGCACAGCGACAGCGGCATTTCTGTGGACAGTCAAAGTCTTCAGGAACAGCAGGGCCAGACTCAGGCACAGACAG TTGTCACCATGGATGAAGAGCCTTGTTTGCTCCTTCCTCTTCACACCAGAGAGAAAGTAGAGAAGCTACTGTTCAGAGGAAATGAAGGAGACAACTGCAACCACATGGACGACAGTGACTGGTGCAACCTGGCAGGCCTCCTAGGATACGAGGAAGAGCGGATTGCAACTTTCCGGCAAGAGGAGCATCCTGTTCGTGCACTCCTATCTGACTGGGCGAGCAAGGACTGTGCCAGCATTGACACACTGTGCACAGCGCTGCGCAAGATCAACCGTGAAGACATCGCCCAGAGTCTGGTGCTCAGCCCCAATACTGCAAAGCCAACTGCCACATCTGTAGTGTGA